The following are from one region of the Mesorhizobium sp. B4-1-4 genome:
- a CDS encoding DUF982 domain-containing protein: MSVEAFSSPIFVKRATYIIQEIASVADAIDFLNEWPEACRDLIHETALRACYEAHDGRKPLSAARNAFLGFAKRVAILEDSTSAMQWIAACQAGSGKVQL; the protein is encoded by the coding sequence ATGAGCGTTGAGGCTTTCAGCAGCCCCATTTTCGTGAAGCGAGCCACCTACATCATACAAGAGATTGCCAGCGTTGCGGACGCGATCGATTTTCTCAATGAATGGCCGGAAGCTTGCAGAGACTTGATACACGAGACCGCCCTTAGGGCGTGCTATGAGGCTCACGATGGCCGCAAGCCCTTGAGCGCTGCACGCAATGCCTTTCTAGGCTTTGCGAAACGGGTCGCGATATTGGAAGATTCAACCTCTGCAATGCAATGGATCGCTGCGTGCCAGGCCGGCAGTGGAAAAGTCCAGCTATAA
- a CDS encoding DUF2285 domain-containing protein, whose product MDLGALSCHAVVLVEREGGDQHILLQQEGYQLQLALTEGSLLEPARLVTEAVFPTEWTRQRLNALACLNHLHAKGKLAAKYFPVEPRNRRMSFALRALDGALAGAPHRDIAMALFGHARVQADWNDPGDHLRDRIRRAIGRGHWLMNGGYRGLLV is encoded by the coding sequence ATGGATCTCGGCGCGTTGTCCTGTCATGCGGTCGTCCTGGTGGAAAGGGAAGGGGGCGATCAACACATACTCCTGCAGCAGGAAGGGTATCAGTTGCAGTTGGCGCTGACCGAAGGCAGCTTGTTGGAGCCGGCCCGGTTGGTGACGGAGGCTGTGTTTCCGACCGAATGGACGAGGCAGCGGCTCAATGCGCTTGCTTGTCTCAATCATCTTCATGCCAAGGGAAAGCTTGCGGCCAAATACTTTCCCGTCGAGCCGCGAAATCGACGCATGAGTTTCGCGCTCCGCGCGCTCGATGGCGCATTGGCAGGAGCGCCTCATCGCGACATTGCCATGGCGCTCTTCGGCCACGCCCGCGTCCAGGCGGACTGGAACGATCCCGGTGATCATTTGCGCGACCGCATCCGCCGTGCCATTGGGCGGGGCCACTGGCTCATGAATGGAGGATATCGAGGGCTGCTTGTTTGA
- a CDS encoding transposase: protein MRQQTRPFVVEVRQKRNYQKRDRSIWADVDLSAAFADTTRQFEEIDPPNRPLIDSDVVDLNAEHVQKEKGEYLMADAEQAEPVESATKGAKTTDTKTKSQRPRKAKTEIRTSARKNGAPASTEANNVPASVQPGRKVYSEEERTQKLGQIEKLISGGATLKSAVKQAGTSEQTYYQWKKKAAVPAPGNGELKDLLALEEENKRLKNLLAERLRKENAELKRRLGLQ, encoded by the coding sequence ATGAGGCAGCAGACCCGACCGTTCGTTGTGGAAGTCAGACAGAAGCGCAACTATCAAAAACGCGACCGTTCCATTTGGGCCGATGTCGATCTCTCAGCAGCTTTCGCCGACACGACAAGACAGTTCGAGGAGATAGATCCGCCAAATCGCCCCCTTATTGACTCCGACGTCGTGGACCTTAATGCTGAACACGTCCAAAAGGAAAAAGGGGAATATCTCATGGCTGATGCTGAGCAAGCTGAACCAGTAGAGAGCGCCACGAAAGGTGCCAAGACAACAGACACGAAGACGAAATCGCAGCGTCCGCGGAAGGCAAAGACGGAGATCAGGACATCTGCCCGTAAGAACGGTGCCCCGGCGTCAACTGAGGCCAATAATGTCCCGGCATCAGTGCAGCCTGGCCGCAAGGTCTACTCCGAAGAGGAGCGCACCCAAAAGCTCGGTCAAATTGAAAAGTTGATCAGCGGCGGTGCCACTCTCAAGAGCGCCGTCAAGCAGGCCGGCACATCGGAGCAGACCTATTATCAATGGAAGAAAAAGGCCGCGGTACCTGCACCAGGCAACGGTGAGCTCAAGGATCTTCTTGCGCTCGAGGAAGAAAATAAACGGCTGAAGAACCTGCTTGCGGAACGTCTGCGCAAGGAGAATGCGGAACTGAAGAGGAGGTTGGGCCTGCAGTAA
- a CDS encoding GntR family transcriptional regulator, with product MANPQLRTSLSLHETVREEILKRIQSGIYQPEALIPSTAMFGEEFGVSHITVKRALRDLQAAGALVSVAGKGTYVKKQTRVLRKLDVLMPSYEGATIQLMSITRERISDPTMQAFDPPEEAMLCVRKTIFADGAPFMYDATYLSADVESEIIEEFGERFVTDALQQHAIHIVDTDLIIDAAPAVGKVEEIFGIPTGYPMLRRYYKYTTTAPTITIFGVVQAPFDRLACTVSIPSGPKLGQRGKMKM from the coding sequence ATGGCTAACCCACAGCTGAGGACGTCATTGTCCCTGCATGAGACTGTGCGTGAAGAGATTCTAAAACGGATACAGAGCGGAATTTACCAGCCGGAAGCCCTCATCCCGTCCACTGCCATGTTCGGTGAGGAATTCGGCGTCAGCCACATTACTGTCAAACGCGCCTTACGCGACTTGCAAGCCGCGGGAGCCTTGGTCTCAGTCGCGGGCAAAGGCACCTATGTTAAGAAGCAGACGCGCGTTCTGCGAAAACTTGATGTTTTGATGCCCTCCTACGAGGGCGCAACGATTCAGCTCATGTCCATCACGCGGGAAAGGATATCTGATCCCACGATGCAAGCATTCGATCCTCCCGAAGAGGCGATGTTATGCGTGCGGAAGACGATCTTTGCCGACGGCGCACCCTTCATGTATGACGCCACATATCTTTCAGCAGACGTTGAAAGCGAGATAATCGAGGAGTTTGGCGAGCGTTTCGTGACGGATGCTCTACAACAGCACGCCATTCACATAGTGGATACTGACCTCATCATCGACGCGGCTCCTGCCGTGGGCAAGGTCGAGGAGATATTCGGAATACCAACCGGATATCCGATGCTCCGGCGTTACTACAAGTACACCACCACCGCCCCGACCATTACCATCTTCGGCGTTGTCCAGGCTCCATTCGACCGACTCGCTTGTACTGTAAGCATTCCTTCAGGTCCCAAGTTGGGGCAACGTGGGAAAATGAAGATGTGA
- a CDS encoding helix-turn-helix transcriptional regulator — MNIAHVFQDALQLANATTVEALVALYRAAIRQFGFSHFIVTGLPSQGQRFENLILERFWPEDWMSHYVSRDYIRRDPVAIASVVYRAPFTWKEACIHAAEPGSAGDRIMMEAADVGLKAGVCVPVPVRNALAGCISLAGEAPITEKDALEPVNVLSLTFASRLQLLADHGRPKGLTLSDREREVLTWVAEGKTAWEISRIIGISDSTVNKHIAGAIRKTGSATRSQAVAKALRAMEIAG; from the coding sequence ATGAATATCGCGCATGTGTTTCAGGATGCATTGCAGTTGGCTAACGCCACCACCGTCGAAGCGCTCGTCGCCCTTTATCGCGCGGCGATTCGCCAGTTCGGGTTCAGCCACTTCATCGTGACGGGGTTGCCAAGCCAAGGCCAGCGTTTCGAAAACTTGATTCTGGAGCGCTTCTGGCCTGAAGATTGGATGTCGCACTATGTGTCGCGCGATTATATCAGGCGCGATCCGGTCGCGATTGCCTCCGTTGTCTATAGGGCACCCTTCACCTGGAAGGAAGCCTGCATACACGCCGCCGAGCCGGGCTCTGCCGGCGATCGCATCATGATGGAAGCCGCCGACGTCGGCCTGAAGGCTGGCGTGTGTGTGCCCGTTCCAGTCCGCAATGCGCTGGCCGGGTGCATTTCGCTGGCAGGTGAAGCGCCGATCACGGAGAAGGATGCTCTCGAACCCGTCAACGTCCTTTCTTTAACCTTTGCGAGCAGGCTTCAGCTGCTCGCCGATCATGGCCGCCCCAAAGGTCTGACGCTCTCAGACCGCGAACGTGAAGTGTTAACCTGGGTGGCCGAGGGCAAGACGGCCTGGGAAATCTCCCGGATCATCGGCATATCCGACTCCACGGTGAACAAGCATATCGCCGGTGCTATACGGAAGACGGGCTCCGCCACGCGCTCGCAAGCTGTCGCCAAGGCCTTGAGGGCGATGGAGATCGCCGGCTGA
- a CDS encoding response regulator transcription factor, producing MEPVAIVCSQDAELYIILEYILGGDGYKTVLAGNIHEAEERTREKSPAAVILDCRPGGLPVATLCARLKQDPATRAIVLLALIAPGAEDQHITLLKAGVDDSLVRPLVPAKLLASLQSDRRAGARSNVHSHHIPTLGDMEMRPDSFRVRRGEREIQLGAIEFRLLRHLLENQGQVFSRENLIAIAWPTNIHVDTRTVDVHVSRLRKSLLTLGSRVVIRTVRSAGYMLDDARDS from the coding sequence ATGGAGCCAGTTGCAATTGTCTGCTCACAAGACGCAGAACTTTACATCATCCTCGAGTACATCCTTGGTGGGGACGGGTACAAAACCGTGCTCGCTGGCAACATCCACGAGGCCGAAGAACGGACGAGGGAAAAATCGCCTGCGGCGGTCATTCTGGACTGTCGTCCTGGCGGCCTTCCAGTCGCGACCTTGTGTGCCCGGCTGAAGCAAGATCCGGCGACCCGCGCTATTGTGCTTCTCGCACTGATCGCGCCTGGTGCGGAAGACCAGCATATCACCCTTTTGAAGGCGGGCGTCGACGATAGCCTGGTGCGGCCCCTGGTGCCGGCGAAGCTGCTTGCTTCCCTGCAATCCGATCGAAGGGCGGGCGCTCGCAGTAATGTTCACAGCCACCACATTCCTACCCTCGGCGACATGGAAATGCGCCCTGATAGTTTTCGCGTGCGGCGTGGCGAAAGGGAGATCCAACTCGGGGCGATAGAATTCCGCTTGTTGCGACATCTGCTTGAGAATCAAGGCCAAGTTTTCAGCCGCGAGAACCTGATTGCGATCGCGTGGCCCACCAACATCCACGTCGATACCCGCACGGTGGACGTTCATGTGAGCCGGCTGCGCAAGTCGCTGCTAACTCTCGGATCTCGTGTGGTCATTCGAACGGTCCGGTCCGCAGGCTACATGCTTGATGACGCGAGGGATTCCTAG
- a CDS encoding acyl-homoserine-lactone synthase → MIRLITGSTDPSHQEFLEEHYRLRHEIFVGERGWSALARPDEREIDAYDTPQTIYVLAIDNSHVVGGYRFLPTSEPHLLQDHFSHLVDGPVPRGHEIHEWSRFFIRKDHRGTGLFRHLIGSVPGVCKLLGITSLTAVIEPDWLPRFDAATFGYRVLGPFVQAASMQLAAVRIDIQHAPAPGQAIGWDS, encoded by the coding sequence ATGATTCGTCTCATCACCGGCAGCACCGACCCTAGCCACCAGGAATTCCTGGAGGAGCACTACAGGCTTCGCCACGAAATCTTCGTCGGCGAACGCGGTTGGAGTGCCCTCGCCCGACCTGACGAGCGCGAGATCGATGCCTATGATACACCGCAGACCATTTACGTGCTCGCAATCGACAATAGTCATGTTGTCGGCGGGTACAGGTTTCTGCCGACGAGTGAACCTCACCTTCTCCAAGATCATTTTTCGCATCTTGTCGACGGACCGGTGCCGCGCGGCCATGAGATCCACGAATGGTCACGATTTTTCATAAGGAAGGATCATCGCGGGACGGGGCTTTTCAGGCACTTGATCGGCTCAGTTCCCGGGGTGTGCAAGCTCCTGGGCATTACCAGTCTAACCGCTGTGATCGAGCCGGATTGGCTGCCGCGGTTTGACGCCGCGACTTTCGGCTACCGAGTGCTTGGGCCGTTTGTCCAGGCCGCCAGCATGCAGCTGGCCGCAGTGCGGATCGACATTCAACACGCTCCGGCGCCGGGCCAGGCAATCGGCTGGGATAGCTAA
- a CDS encoding aminotransferase class I/II-fold pyridoxal phosphate-dependent enzyme produces the protein MSTEVSAGSTVGATRFRNTASVIDRTRTYFEEAHRRGLMAVYGRSIQERAVTLTAGEREGNTITDYVRCSYLGLDNHPAIVAGAIAAVEQYRSLHWSCARTRLNFGIIGDLEDTLTQLFGARVIVYSTVMVANMGALPIIASGHLTDGQRPVMVFDRLAHASLAFHKPVVAQETQVETIPHNDLDALEQICCKHPVVAYVCDGVYSMGGFAPIPGLLRLQDKYGLFLYIDDAHGISLFGDNGEGFARSQLPPELGGRTIVAASLGKGFGASGGMLLLGTAHQEALFRCYSLPHAFSASPNVAAIGAALASADIHQTSELKLRQERLAERIAFFDKRIETGQRGAALPIRMIKVGDEFAAIDFAERLLEGGFYTSVTFFPTVARGQAGIRICLTASHDLSDLERLCCKIMSDKQQTLTSA, from the coding sequence ATGTCCACAGAAGTATCCGCAGGAAGCACTGTGGGCGCCACGCGTTTCCGCAACACCGCCTCGGTGATCGATCGCACGCGAACCTATTTCGAAGAGGCACATCGCCGCGGGCTCATGGCCGTCTATGGCCGCTCCATACAGGAAAGGGCAGTCACACTCACGGCAGGAGAGCGTGAAGGCAACACCATCACAGATTATGTTCGTTGCTCCTATCTTGGCCTGGATAACCATCCGGCTATCGTCGCCGGCGCGATTGCCGCAGTAGAACAATACCGATCACTTCACTGGTCCTGTGCGCGGACACGACTGAACTTCGGGATCATAGGCGATCTTGAGGATACGCTTACCCAGCTCTTTGGGGCGCGGGTGATTGTGTATTCAACGGTCATGGTTGCCAACATGGGGGCGCTGCCGATCATTGCTTCAGGACATCTAACGGATGGGCAGAGACCGGTCATGGTTTTCGATCGCCTCGCCCATGCCTCCCTAGCCTTTCACAAGCCAGTCGTGGCGCAGGAGACGCAAGTCGAGACAATTCCCCACAATGACCTCGATGCTCTTGAGCAGATTTGTTGCAAGCATCCAGTTGTCGCCTATGTGTGCGACGGCGTCTATTCCATGGGAGGCTTCGCGCCGATCCCAGGGCTTTTGCGATTGCAGGACAAGTACGGCCTTTTTCTCTACATCGACGACGCACACGGAATTTCACTGTTTGGCGACAATGGCGAAGGCTTCGCACGCTCACAACTGCCCCCTGAACTGGGCGGGCGCACAATCGTAGCGGCCTCGCTCGGCAAGGGCTTCGGCGCTTCGGGTGGCATGCTCCTGCTCGGGACGGCGCATCAGGAGGCGCTGTTTCGCTGCTACTCTCTTCCCCATGCGTTCTCGGCATCTCCCAACGTCGCAGCCATCGGCGCCGCCCTCGCCTCGGCGGACATTCATCAAACGAGCGAACTCAAGCTTCGCCAAGAGCGGCTGGCCGAGCGCATCGCCTTTTTCGACAAGCGAATCGAGACCGGTCAGCGGGGTGCCGCGCTGCCAATTCGCATGATCAAGGTGGGCGACGAATTCGCGGCCATCGACTTCGCAGAGCGACTGCTGGAAGGCGGCTTCTACACATCCGTGACGTTCTTTCCGACGGTGGCTCGCGGCCAAGCAGGCATACGCATCTGCCTGACCGCAAGCCATGACCTTTCGGACCTGGAGCGGCTGTGCTGCAAGATTATGAGCGACAAACAACAGACACTTACCTCGGCCTGA
- a CDS encoding PIN domain-containing protein, producing the protein MTRYLLDTNIISNVIKPEPSGSLLAWMGAQKDDDLFIASLTVAEIRRGILEKPKGKKRSTLEAWFSGPEGPQALFAGRVLSFDEKAGLVWASLMAGGKAKGRPRSALDTIIAAIAEANHCIIVTDNEKDFEGVQIINPLRSSGN; encoded by the coding sequence GTGACGCGCTACCTTCTTGATACAAATATCATCAGCAACGTCATAAAGCCCGAACCGTCGGGCTCGCTGCTGGCTTGGATGGGCGCGCAGAAAGACGACGACCTTTTCATTGCTTCGCTTACCGTCGCCGAAATCCGCCGAGGCATCTTGGAGAAACCGAAAGGCAAGAAGCGCAGCACCCTTGAAGCCTGGTTCTCCGGTCCTGAAGGTCCGCAAGCGCTGTTCGCCGGTCGCGTCCTGTCGTTTGACGAGAAAGCTGGCCTCGTCTGGGCCAGCCTCATGGCTGGTGGGAAGGCAAAGGGACGCCCCAGAAGCGCGCTCGACACCATCATCGCTGCGATCGCCGAGGCCAACCACTGCATCATCGTGACAGACAATGAAAAGGACTTCGAGGGTGTTCAGATCATCAACCCACTTCGAAGCTCTGGAAATTAG
- a CDS encoding amino acid ABC transporter permease, giving the protein MSFDVAFAVRIVPLVLEGIWNTILVAILSFIGATLLGFLWEMLRRSHRLVRPIAQFIVDAIRSIPALVQIYFLFFVLPSYGIVLPALFVGVFGLSFYYSGYISEVFKAGIDAVPIGQSEAAKSLGLNRWDTVFFVVAPQMLRNIAAPLGAYSIGILKSTPLLAVIAVPEMLGSAFDVASDTYRYAEPMFVAGILFLILSLLAAALVASLERRLGLVTQSH; this is encoded by the coding sequence ATGAGCTTTGATGTCGCATTCGCCGTCCGAATCGTTCCGCTGGTCCTGGAGGGCATCTGGAACACCATTCTGGTGGCGATCCTTAGTTTCATTGGCGCGACACTTCTCGGCTTTTTGTGGGAGATGCTGCGCCGCTCTCATCGGCTGGTGCGTCCGATCGCGCAATTCATAGTGGATGCTATCCGCTCAATACCGGCATTGGTTCAGATATATTTTCTTTTCTTCGTCCTCCCTTCATACGGCATTGTTCTGCCGGCACTGTTCGTCGGCGTTTTCGGGCTTAGTTTTTACTACTCGGGCTATATATCGGAGGTCTTCAAGGCCGGAATCGACGCCGTGCCCATCGGGCAAAGTGAAGCGGCGAAAAGTCTTGGCCTGAACCGGTGGGACACGGTATTCTTCGTCGTTGCGCCTCAGATGTTGCGCAACATTGCGGCACCGCTCGGCGCTTATTCTATCGGCATCCTCAAATCCACGCCGTTGCTGGCAGTCATCGCTGTGCCGGAAATGCTGGGGAGTGCATTTGATGTTGCCTCGGATACCTATCGCTACGCGGAGCCGATGTTCGTTGCCGGCATCCTCTTTCTGATCCTGTCCCTACTCGCGGCCGCGCTTGTCGCAAGCCTTGAGCGTCGTCTGGGGCTAGTGACCCAGTCCCACTAG
- a CDS encoding amino acid ABC transporter permease — protein sequence MSFLDVMLGIFNGFGITAEVTIFGLLYAVPFALVAGVLQHFASGFYRWVITAVIEFWRSSSVIVLLYAFYYSLPAFGIHLSAVGVGAMVLGLNAGAYASQSVRAALQALDRGQCEAGLALGLSRFTVLRLIELPQAIRVMIPTFVNEVIQLIKGTALVSLITLTDMTFRAKEIAQLSYNPTGIYTALLLCYLMICYPVTIFGRYLDASHGKAGGRINEL from the coding sequence ATGAGCTTTCTCGATGTCATGTTGGGCATCTTCAATGGGTTCGGCATTACTGCTGAAGTGACCATCTTTGGGCTGCTGTACGCGGTGCCTTTCGCCCTCGTCGCAGGAGTGCTCCAGCATTTTGCTTCAGGCTTCTATCGCTGGGTCATCACTGCCGTCATCGAGTTCTGGCGCAGCTCGTCAGTCATCGTGCTGCTTTACGCTTTCTACTACTCGCTGCCTGCGTTCGGGATCCATCTCTCAGCTGTTGGCGTCGGCGCAATGGTGCTTGGGCTGAATGCCGGAGCATATGCCAGCCAGTCTGTGCGTGCGGCACTGCAGGCGCTTGATCGCGGACAGTGTGAAGCTGGCCTGGCTTTGGGACTAAGCCGATTCACCGTGCTCCGGTTGATCGAACTGCCACAGGCTATCAGGGTGATGATCCCAACCTTCGTCAACGAGGTTATCCAGTTGATCAAAGGCACCGCACTGGTCTCGCTGATCACACTGACGGACATGACATTTCGCGCAAAGGAAATCGCGCAGTTGAGCTACAACCCTACTGGCATTTATACGGCCCTCCTGCTTTGCTACCTCATGATCTGCTACCCGGTGACAATCTTCGGCCGCTACCTGGACGCGTCACACGGAAAGGCGGGAGGGCGCATCAATGAGCTTTGA
- the ehuB gene encoding ectoine/hydroxyectoine ABC transporter substrate-binding protein EhuB, with product MTKSAIRRRTVLGAITALVLAPFDPSISGARAQSIKDSVLNDGKITIGIGNNAPWGFVDKDQKVAGIQPEMIKAVLGPVGVKQVDFVVLDWGALIPSLLSRRIDAIASGMAITPLRCEQVIFSNPDIAIGDGVLVLAGNPHNIHSYADMAKDPARRMGGDRGSTNSENAIKAGIPKDQMLLFQDDQSAYAALMAGRIDAYTMSTVSVIAALKDPNLSGKFERALPFTGFVTNGREAANYAAIEFRPEDAALRDLYDESLAQRKADGTVRKVAKAYGFTDAELAPPDVTAKSLCSANYR from the coding sequence ATGACGAAATCGGCTATCCGTCGGCGAACCGTGTTGGGGGCGATTACGGCGTTGGTCTTAGCGCCGTTCGATCCAAGCATTTCAGGCGCTAGAGCACAGTCGATCAAAGACAGCGTTCTCAACGACGGCAAGATCACTATTGGCATCGGCAACAACGCGCCTTGGGGATTTGTGGACAAGGACCAGAAGGTGGCCGGCATTCAACCCGAGATGATCAAGGCGGTGCTTGGGCCTGTTGGAGTGAAGCAGGTCGACTTCGTTGTCCTGGATTGGGGTGCGCTTATTCCTAGCCTGCTGTCCAGGCGAATCGACGCGATCGCGTCTGGCATGGCGATCACGCCCTTGCGCTGCGAGCAGGTGATTTTCAGCAACCCAGATATAGCGATCGGCGATGGCGTGCTGGTGCTCGCAGGCAATCCGCACAACATTCACAGCTATGCGGACATGGCCAAAGATCCAGCCCGTCGCATGGGCGGTGACCGAGGCAGCACCAATTCTGAAAACGCCATTAAGGCCGGCATTCCAAAGGACCAGATGCTGTTGTTTCAAGATGACCAGTCAGCTTACGCCGCGCTGATGGCGGGCCGGATTGACGCGTACACAATGTCAACGGTTAGCGTGATCGCCGCGCTCAAGGATCCCAATCTCAGCGGAAAATTCGAGCGCGCGCTTCCGTTCACCGGGTTTGTGACGAATGGCCGAGAAGCCGCCAACTACGCCGCAATCGAGTTTCGTCCGGAGGATGCTGCGTTGCGAGACCTCTATGACGAGAGTTTGGCGCAGCGGAAAGCCGACGGGACGGTGAGGAAAGTAGCCAAAGCATATGGCTTTACGGATGCCGAGCTCGCCCCTCCTGACGTAACGGCGAAGAGCCTATGCTCTGCCAACTACCGTTAA
- a CDS encoding LysR substrate-binding domain-containing protein produces the protein METIRSRLTARPRGQSGQLTVGVHASLSAGNFRATLMEHWRRFPDIELRMVDGSSDRLISALAGPAIDIAFVTEENPRWTDKSLPV, from the coding sequence GTGGAGACCATCAGGAGTCGACTGACCGCGCGTCCGCGGGGTCAAAGCGGTCAACTGACAGTCGGCGTTCACGCGTCGCTTTCAGCCGGCAACTTTCGGGCAACTCTGATGGAGCATTGGCGCCGTTTTCCGGACATCGAACTGCGCATGGTCGACGGGTCGAGCGATCGTCTGATTTCTGCCCTTGCTGGTCCGGCAATCGATATCGCCTTCGTGACGGAAGAAAATCCGAGGTGGACTGACAAGTCGCTCCCGGTCTGA
- a CDS encoding aspartate aminotransferase family protein codes for MTSDDQISISSLAHERAKKVMPGGNTRSSVYEAPFPLYLKSGKGAFVTDVDGNSYLDFQNNFTALIHGYDHAEVNSALIGQVGRGLSFANPTESEIDLAEILCDRVPFFEQMRFTNTGSEAVMMAIKAARAITKRPKIAKCEGAYHGNYDYVETSFDPIPADWQTGSAEAKAYNDGTPASVLAEVVVIPFNDVVGTERVLERHKQTLACVVIDPLPSRAGLVPVDPEYLSFLREFTARHGILLISDEVLSFRLSYRGAISTYGIEPDLCAFGKIVGGGLPIGAVAGRAETMQVFDPSRGKPPVAQAGTFTANPLSMVAGAAAMRALTEVEVERLNALGARLRCELNRVLAASDIRGNVTGAGSLFCVFISDREVKDYASAYHAWQQRQLLSRLMSLCRDEGVLLSRIGLGALSTPMTETEITMLAVQFGRALARLAEKTPSAAVA; via the coding sequence ATGACCAGCGATGATCAAATCAGCATCTCCAGCCTCGCACACGAGCGTGCGAAAAAAGTCATGCCTGGGGGCAACACGCGCAGCAGCGTCTATGAGGCGCCCTTTCCCCTTTATCTGAAATCCGGAAAGGGAGCGTTTGTAACCGACGTCGACGGGAACTCCTATCTGGATTTCCAAAACAATTTCACCGCCCTGATCCATGGTTATGACCACGCGGAAGTGAATTCGGCGCTCATCGGACAAGTCGGCCGGGGGCTCAGTTTCGCAAATCCCACTGAGAGCGAGATCGATCTGGCGGAGATCCTCTGCGACAGGGTGCCCTTCTTCGAGCAAATGCGCTTCACAAACACTGGATCGGAAGCGGTGATGATGGCCATCAAGGCTGCGCGCGCAATCACCAAGCGCCCGAAAATTGCAAAGTGCGAGGGCGCCTATCACGGCAACTACGACTATGTGGAAACAAGTTTCGATCCCATTCCCGCCGACTGGCAAACCGGGTCCGCGGAGGCGAAAGCCTACAACGATGGAACGCCGGCGTCAGTCTTGGCTGAGGTGGTCGTCATTCCCTTCAACGACGTTGTTGGGACAGAGCGGGTGCTGGAGCGGCATAAGCAGACGCTGGCGTGCGTCGTCATCGACCCCCTTCCATCGCGCGCCGGGTTGGTGCCGGTCGATCCCGAGTACCTGAGCTTCCTGCGCGAGTTCACAGCCCGCCATGGAATTCTGCTGATTTCGGATGAAGTCCTGAGTTTCCGGCTGAGCTATCGCGGCGCGATTTCCACCTATGGGATCGAACCGGACCTGTGCGCGTTCGGCAAGATCGTTGGCGGCGGACTGCCCATCGGGGCCGTTGCCGGGCGGGCTGAAACCATGCAGGTGTTTGATCCAAGCCGCGGCAAGCCGCCTGTCGCTCAGGCAGGGACCTTCACCGCCAATCCACTGAGCATGGTTGCGGGGGCTGCCGCCATGCGCGCCCTGACAGAAGTTGAAGTCGAGCGGCTCAACGCTCTCGGCGCGCGACTTCGGTGCGAACTTAACCGAGTACTCGCCGCCTCCGATATAAGAGGGAATGTCACCGGAGCCGGCTCCCTTTTCTGCGTTTTCATCAGCGACAGGGAAGTAAAAGATTACGCGAGTGCCTATCACGCCTGGCAGCAGAGGCAGCTCCTCTCCCGGTTGATGTCGCTTTGCCGCGACGAAGGAGTCCTCCTTTCGCGCATCGGCCTGGGTGCGCTTTCAACCCCCATGACGGAGACCGAGATCACCATGCTGGCCGTCCAGTTTGGTCGAGCTTTGGCCAGGCTTGCCGAGAAAACACCGTCCGCCGCTGTTGCGTGA